ATGCAAGAAAATGGTGTCAGAAATACCAGTCCACCCACGGTAAAGACCATCAGGTCATTAATAAAGGTGTCAGAACAAGAGAGCTTCAGGATTGGGTACGGGTCACAGAAGAAGTGGTGCACTGCATTGTGGGAACAGAAGGTGAGTCCAACCATGAGGAGAGTGTGCAAGAGAGCATGCAGGTTTGTGATGACCCATGATATGACCACCAGGAGGGCACAGAGTCTGGGGCTCATCATCAGGGTGTAGTGGAGTGGGTGAcaaatggccacatagcggtcataggccatcacacTCAGGAGAAAGCCGTCCATGTTGCTGAATGCTATGATGAAATAGATCTGGATCATACACTCTGTGTAAGAGATGGACTTGCTTCCCAACACATGGTTCACCAGAGCCTTGGGGACAGTGACAGATGGAGCACTAATGTCAACACTGGAGAGGTTGGACaagaagaagtacatgggtgtgtggagacGAGGGTCACAACTGATGGCGAGCATGATAAGAATGTTCCCAGATATGGTGACCATGTACATCCACAAAAACATCCCAAACAcaatctcttctttctctgatTGTCCAGTGAGTCCGAGGAGGAGGAATTCTGTGACCATTGTCTGATTGTCCCCATCCATGTCTGTGGAAAACA
The Microtus pennsylvanicus isolate mMicPen1 chromosome 11, mMicPen1.hap1, whole genome shotgun sequence genome window above contains:
- the LOC142859440 gene encoding olfactory receptor 1f45-like translates to MDGDNQTMVTEFLLLGLTGQSEKEEIVFGMFLWMYMVTISGNILIMLAISCDPRLHTPMYFFLSNLSSVDISAPSVTVPKALVNHVLGSKSISYTECMIQIYFIIAFSNMDGFLLSVMAYDRYVAICHPLHYTLMMSPRLCALLVVISWVITNLHALLHTLLMVGLTFCSHNAVHHFFCDPYPILKLSCSDTFINDLMVFTVGGLVFLTPFSCIVVSYAYIFSKVLKLQSAHGIRKALSTCGSHLTVVSLFYGSILGIYMHPSSTYTVQDTVATVIFTVVTPMVNPFIYSLRNRDIKGALRKIIIKS